In Pseudobacter ginsenosidimutans, the following are encoded in one genomic region:
- the glmS gene encoding glutamine--fructose-6-phosphate transaminase (isomerizing) — protein sequence MCGIVAYVGPKEAYPVILKGLKRLEYRGYDSSGVALLNSGLKVYKKKGKVAELEDSLLGKDVHANIGIGHTRWATHGEPCDRNAHPHQSENGKLAMIHNGIIENYSQLKNELVKKGYNFISDTDTEVLLKFIEDIQKNNNCSLEEAVRIALKRVVGAYVIVLIDQDNPDTLIAARKGSPLVIGIGKGEHFLASDASPIIEYTKEVVYVNDYELAIIRPDELILKNLGNEKITPYVTKLDMELAAIEKGGYDHFMLKEIFEQPDTIFDCLRGRLDAVNASITMAGVQNNIDQIKNASRIIIIACGTSWHAALLAEYIFEELCRIPVEVEYASEFRYRNPIVKQGDVIIAVSQSGETADTLVAIEKAKEQGALIFGVVNVVGSSIARISNAGAYTHAGPEIGVASTKAFTAQLVVLTLIALKVAHEKGSIETKRFVQLLNELHDIPEKVKAALKTADAVKKLADKYKDAKDFLYLGRGYNFPIALEGALKLKEISYIHAEGYPAAEMKHGPIALVDETLPVVFVATKDSYHEKIVSNIQEIKARKGKVIAIVTEGDETITAMADDVIAVPEADEIVAPILSVIPLQLLSYYIGIAKDLDVDKPRNLAKSVTVE from the coding sequence ATGTGCGGCATTGTTGCTTATGTTGGACCAAAAGAAGCTTACCCTGTTATTTTAAAAGGACTGAAGCGTCTCGAGTACCGTGGCTATGACAGTTCAGGCGTGGCCCTCCTCAATTCGGGACTGAAAGTATACAAGAAGAAAGGAAAAGTGGCAGAGCTGGAAGACAGCCTCCTGGGAAAAGATGTACATGCAAATATCGGCATCGGACATACCCGCTGGGCAACACACGGTGAGCCCTGCGACAGGAATGCACATCCCCATCAGTCTGAAAATGGCAAGCTGGCCATGATCCACAACGGGATCATCGAAAACTACAGCCAGCTCAAAAATGAACTGGTAAAAAAAGGATACAATTTCATCAGCGATACCGATACCGAAGTACTGCTGAAATTCATCGAAGACATTCAGAAGAACAATAACTGCAGTCTTGAAGAAGCTGTTCGCATTGCGCTCAAACGTGTAGTGGGCGCTTATGTGATCGTATTGATCGATCAGGACAATCCGGATACCCTCATCGCCGCCCGCAAAGGCAGCCCGCTGGTGATCGGCATCGGAAAGGGAGAACATTTCCTGGCATCCGACGCATCTCCCATCATCGAATACACGAAAGAAGTAGTGTATGTGAACGATTATGAACTGGCCATCATCCGTCCTGATGAGCTCATCCTCAAAAATCTCGGTAACGAAAAGATCACTCCCTATGTAACCAAACTGGACATGGAGCTGGCCGCCATCGAGAAAGGCGGTTATGATCATTTCATGCTGAAAGAGATCTTTGAACAGCCCGATACTATTTTCGACTGTCTCCGCGGAAGGCTGGACGCAGTGAACGCCTCCATCACTATGGCCGGTGTTCAAAATAATATCGACCAGATCAAGAATGCATCCCGCATCATCATCATCGCCTGCGGAACCAGCTGGCATGCTGCGCTGCTGGCCGAGTACATCTTCGAAGAGCTCTGCCGCATCCCTGTTGAAGTGGAATATGCATCGGAATTCCGTTATCGCAACCCGATAGTGAAACAAGGGGATGTGATCATTGCCGTATCGCAGAGTGGCGAAACAGCAGACACCCTCGTTGCCATCGAAAAAGCCAAAGAGCAGGGAGCCCTGATCTTTGGTGTGGTGAATGTGGTGGGTTCCAGTATCGCACGCATCTCTAACGCCGGCGCCTATACGCACGCGGGCCCCGAGATCGGTGTGGCCTCCACCAAAGCATTTACCGCTCAACTGGTAGTACTCACCCTCATCGCTCTCAAAGTGGCGCACGAAAAGGGTTCCATCGAAACAAAACGCTTCGTTCAATTACTGAACGAGCTGCATGATATCCCTGAAAAAGTTAAGGCTGCTCTCAAAACGGCCGATGCTGTGAAAAAACTGGCAGACAAATACAAAGACGCCAAAGACTTCCTCTACCTGGGCCGCGGATACAATTTCCCCATCGCACTGGAAGGTGCGCTGAAACTGAAAGAGATCTCCTATATCCACGCAGAAGGATATCCCGCTGCTGAAATGAAGCACGGTCCGATCGCACTCGTGGACGAAACACTGCCCGTCGTTTTTGTGGCTACCAAAGATTCCTACCACGAAAAGATCGTGAGCAATATCCAGGAGATCAAAGCAAGAAAAGGAAAAGTGATTGCCATCGTAACCGAAGGGGATGAAACCATCACCGCCATGGCGGATGATGTAATAGCAGTTCCTGAAGCCGACGAAATTGTGGCTCCGATCCTCAGTGTGATCCCGCTCCAACTGCTGTCTTATTATATCGGTATCGCCAAAGACCTGGACGTGGACAAACCACGTAACCTGGCCAAGAGCGTGACCGTGGAATAA
- a CDS encoding DUF4954 family protein, with protein sequence MNQIRKSPINTLGYNFIPETYLPKGKDEYYLRNQQYRNGLHYRHLTAYEIEMLVRNRNTSDNWNNIIVSDAFNPELVQDCKFYGLVRIGKLEPYYLEFHNLRRPVGLYNSTIISCDFGDNVVVDNVNYISHYITGNEVILVNVNEIDTTDHSKFGNGILMEGEDEAIRVWMEVCNENGERKIMPFDGMLPGDAFLWARFRDDNTLQQKFKDFTQQQFDLKRGRYGTIGDRTVIKNCRIIKDVKIGTDAYIKGANKIKNVTINSSADAKTQVGEGCELVNGIIGYGCRAFYGVKAVRFFLAPHSQLKYGARLINSYLGENSTISCCEVLNSLIFPSHEQHHNNSFLCAALLQGQSNMAAGATVGSNHNSRSPDGEIIAGRGFWPGLCVSLKHNSKFATFTILAKGDFPVELNITIPFTLVSNDVTHNKLVVMPAYWFLHNMYALARNAWKYGDRDKRINKTQLLEFDYLAPDSVNEILDAITLMQQATGKAYLKSTKGNKKFTAEQQIEEGKRLLETKDPLVNDLEILVDGFENSSRPAQLIKVTAAYHIFKDLVTFYAVQQLIANSGKQFKQLEEQINSIPAKPVLTSWMNIGGQLIQRTAINKLVTQIHQGKVKSWEQVHAFYKDQADKYPAEKFQHAMAALQTVHGIHLKKAKPEQVQQLLQQALAVKTWMVEGIYESRAKDYKNPFRKMVYETNAEMNKVLGKLEDNSFIKQERASLDQYRKTIAALSRRMQ encoded by the coding sequence ATGAACCAGATCCGGAAAAGCCCCATCAATACGCTGGGTTATAACTTCATTCCCGAAACCTACCTGCCCAAAGGAAAGGATGAGTACTACCTGCGCAACCAGCAATACAGGAATGGCCTTCATTACAGGCATCTTACCGCATACGAGATAGAGATGCTGGTACGCAACCGCAACACTTCAGACAACTGGAACAATATCATAGTGTCCGATGCCTTCAACCCGGAACTGGTGCAGGATTGCAAGTTCTATGGTCTGGTGCGCATCGGCAAACTGGAACCATATTACCTGGAATTCCATAATCTCCGCAGGCCTGTTGGACTTTACAACAGCACCATCATCAGTTGTGATTTTGGAGACAATGTAGTTGTAGACAATGTGAATTACATCTCTCATTATATCACCGGCAACGAAGTGATCCTGGTGAACGTGAATGAGATCGATACCACCGACCATTCCAAATTTGGCAATGGTATTCTCATGGAAGGTGAAGACGAAGCCATCCGCGTATGGATGGAAGTATGCAACGAGAATGGAGAACGAAAGATCATGCCCTTCGATGGCATGCTTCCCGGCGACGCCTTTCTCTGGGCCCGCTTCCGCGATGATAATACCTTACAACAGAAATTCAAAGATTTCACACAGCAGCAGTTCGATCTGAAAAGAGGCCGCTACGGCACCATCGGGGACCGCACCGTGATCAAGAACTGCCGCATCATCAAAGATGTGAAGATCGGCACTGATGCCTATATCAAAGGCGCCAACAAGATCAAGAATGTGACCATCAATTCTTCTGCCGACGCCAAAACGCAGGTAGGTGAAGGATGCGAGCTGGTGAACGGTATCATCGGGTACGGATGCCGTGCTTTCTACGGCGTGAAAGCTGTTCGTTTCTTCCTGGCGCCTCACTCGCAACTAAAGTACGGAGCGCGTTTGATCAACTCCTATCTCGGAGAGAACTCCACTATCTCCTGTTGTGAAGTATTGAATTCGCTCATCTTTCCTTCGCACGAACAACACCATAACAACTCTTTCCTCTGTGCAGCATTGCTGCAGGGGCAAAGCAATATGGCAGCCGGCGCTACCGTTGGCTCCAATCATAACAGCAGAAGCCCTGACGGTGAGATCATTGCCGGACGCGGGTTCTGGCCCGGCCTTTGCGTGAGCCTCAAGCACAATTCGAAATTTGCCACCTTCACCATCCTGGCGAAAGGCGACTTCCCCGTTGAGCTCAATATCACGATCCCTTTCACACTGGTGAGCAATGATGTTACCCACAACAAACTGGTGGTGATGCCTGCCTACTGGTTCCTCCACAATATGTATGCCCTGGCCCGCAATGCCTGGAAATACGGGGACCGCGACAAACGCATCAACAAAACCCAGTTGCTGGAATTCGATTACCTGGCTCCCGATAGCGTGAATGAGATCCTCGATGCCATCACACTGATGCAGCAGGCTACCGGCAAGGCCTACCTGAAAAGTACCAAAGGCAATAAGAAGTTCACTGCTGAACAACAGATCGAAGAAGGCAAACGCCTGCTTGAAACAAAGGATCCGCTTGTGAATGACCTGGAAATACTGGTGGATGGATTCGAGAACAGCAGCAGGCCCGCGCAGTTGATCAAAGTAACTGCAGCCTATCATATCTTCAAAGACCTCGTTACTTTCTATGCTGTTCAACAGCTTATCGCCAACAGTGGTAAGCAGTTCAAACAACTGGAAGAGCAGATCAACAGCATTCCGGCAAAACCTGTATTGACCAGCTGGATGAATATAGGCGGACAACTGATCCAGCGAACAGCCATCAACAAACTGGTTACGCAGATCCATCAGGGAAAAGTAAAAAGCTGGGAACAGGTGCACGCTTTCTACAAGGACCAGGCAGACAAATATCCTGCTGAGAAATTCCAGCATGCGATGGCTGCGCTGCAGACAGTACACGGCATCCACCTGAAAAAAGCAAAACCTGAACAAGTGCAGCAATTATTGCAGCAGGCGCTCGCGGTAAAGACCTGGATGGTGGAAGGCATCTATGAATCCCGCGCCAAGGATTACAAGAATCCATTCCGTAAAATGGTGTATGAAACCAATGCAGAGATGAACAAAGTGCTGGGAAAATTAGAAGATAATTCTTTTATCAAACAGGAAAGAGCATCGCTGGACCAATATAGGAAGACGATAGCTGCGCTCTCGCGCAGGATGCAATAA
- a CDS encoding prolyl oligopeptidase family serine peptidase, protein MRKHAYAFLLLLTAASVKAQSPLTPLTVDKIMRDPKWIGSSPSSLNWSADGKILRFLWNPDKAASDSAWIITPANLKPQKMGWDAGRSQPDPNSIQYNSKYTAYVYTNRGDIYLTELKTGTTKRITETIDTESSPVFSFNETRIVFNRGGNLYSWEMSTGAIAQLTNFQQGSAPKAGSGGAGKSVQEKWLETESLANSAILRERKEKKEQSDSMAKTYPKIKTLRTLFTEDKSAGGLQISADGRFIAYRLFRSNNSGKGTIIPNYVTESGFTEDIRGRTKVGTPSGISEFYVFDSGADTVFAIKTDSLLPGIKDIPAFYKDYPAVYAQKSKNPAARSVSIQGSSWSPNSQFALLDLRSNDNKDRWLVLVDGATGKITPLDRQHDEAWIAGPGIQGFGGGNTGWIDNNTIWFQSEATGYSHLYTLDVRTQQKKALTSGNYEVQSADLSRNKKYFYISTNQVHPGEQHYYRLPVAGGKAEQLTSLTGSNQVSISPDEKWLAYLYSYSNKPWELYIQENKAGAKPQQVTNLARSAEFASYNWRDPELITFPATDGANVYARLYRPANPHPSKPAVIFVHGAGYLQNVHKWWSSYFREYMFHNLLADNGYTVLDIDYRGSAGYGRDWRTGIYRHMGGKDLSDQVDGAKYLVDKLGVNATNIGIYGGSYGGFITLMALFTQPGVFNAGAALRSVTDWAHYNHGYTSNILNEPATDSIAYYRSSPINFAAGLKDNLLMCHGMVDVNVHFQDIVRLSQKLIELGKDKWELAVYPVEDHGFVEPSSWTDEYKRIFHLFETHLKK, encoded by the coding sequence ATGAGAAAACATGCATATGCTTTCCTGCTGTTGCTCACTGCAGCATCAGTAAAAGCACAGTCCCCGCTTACCCCGCTGACGGTAGACAAGATCATGCGCGATCCTAAATGGATCGGCAGCTCGCCTTCTTCACTCAACTGGTCAGCCGACGGCAAAATCCTCCGTTTCCTCTGGAACCCGGACAAGGCCGCCAGCGATTCAGCCTGGATCATCACACCCGCCAATCTCAAACCTCAGAAAATGGGCTGGGACGCAGGCAGGAGCCAACCCGATCCCAACAGCATTCAATACAATTCAAAGTATACCGCCTACGTATATACGAATCGCGGCGATATCTATCTCACTGAGCTGAAAACAGGTACCACCAAGCGCATCACGGAAACGATCGATACAGAATCATCACCGGTGTTCAGTTTCAACGAAACACGCATCGTATTCAACCGTGGCGGTAATCTTTATTCCTGGGAAATGAGCACCGGTGCTATCGCTCAGCTCACCAATTTCCAGCAGGGCAGCGCACCGAAAGCAGGCAGTGGCGGTGCAGGGAAATCAGTACAGGAGAAATGGCTCGAAACGGAATCGCTCGCCAACTCAGCCATCCTGCGGGAAAGAAAAGAGAAAAAGGAACAAAGTGATTCTATGGCCAAAACCTACCCGAAGATCAAAACATTGCGCACACTCTTTACTGAAGATAAAAGCGCCGGAGGCCTACAGATCAGTGCAGACGGGCGCTTCATCGCCTATCGTTTGTTCAGGTCAAATAATTCCGGCAAGGGTACTATCATTCCCAATTACGTTACCGAAAGCGGCTTCACCGAAGATATCAGGGGCAGAACGAAAGTTGGAACGCCATCAGGAATAAGTGAATTCTATGTGTTCGACAGCGGGGCCGATACTGTATTCGCAATCAAAACAGACAGCCTCCTCCCCGGCATCAAAGACATTCCTGCATTCTACAAAGATTACCCTGCCGTATATGCGCAGAAAAGCAAAAATCCCGCAGCCCGCAGCGTGAGCATACAAGGCTCTTCCTGGAGCCCCAACAGCCAGTTCGCCCTGCTCGACCTTCGTTCCAACGATAACAAAGACCGCTGGCTGGTGCTGGTGGACGGCGCCACAGGAAAGATCACTCCCCTGGACCGTCAGCATGATGAAGCCTGGATCGCAGGCCCTGGCATACAGGGATTCGGCGGCGGCAATACAGGATGGATCGATAACAACACCATCTGGTTCCAGTCCGAAGCCACGGGTTATTCGCATCTCTATACCCTCGATGTGCGCACACAACAAAAGAAAGCGCTTACCAGTGGCAACTATGAAGTGCAATCGGCGGACCTGAGCCGCAACAAAAAATACTTTTATATCAGCACCAACCAGGTGCATCCCGGGGAACAACATTATTATCGGCTGCCCGTTGCCGGTGGAAAGGCGGAGCAGCTCACGAGTCTCACCGGTTCCAACCAGGTAAGCATCTCTCCCGATGAAAAATGGCTGGCTTATCTCTATTCCTACAGCAACAAACCCTGGGAATTATATATCCAGGAGAACAAGGCCGGCGCCAAACCACAACAGGTGACCAACCTGGCAAGGTCCGCTGAATTTGCTTCCTACAACTGGCGCGATCCCGAACTGATCACATTTCCCGCAACCGATGGCGCTAACGTATATGCTCGCCTGTACCGGCCCGCCAATCCCCATCCCTCCAAACCTGCCGTGATCTTTGTACATGGCGCAGGCTACCTGCAGAATGTACACAAATGGTGGAGCAGCTATTTCAGGGAATACATGTTCCACAACCTGCTTGCCGATAACGGCTACACAGTACTGGATATAGATTATCGTGGCAGTGCAGGTTATGGCCGCGACTGGCGCACGGGCATCTACCGCCATATGGGAGGAAAGGATCTTTCCGATCAGGTGGACGGCGCAAAATATCTCGTGGACAAGCTCGGCGTGAATGCAACCAATATCGGCATCTATGGCGGCTCTTACGGAGGTTTCATCACACTCATGGCCCTTTTCACTCAGCCTGGTGTTTTCAATGCAGGCGCTGCGCTCCGCTCCGTTACAGACTGGGCGCATTACAACCACGGCTATACTTCCAATATCCTCAATGAACCAGCCACAGACAGCATTGCCTATTACCGCAGCTCCCCCATCAATTTCGCAGCCGGATTAAAAGACAACCTGCTGATGTGCCATGGTATGGTAGATGTGAATGTACACTTCCAGGATATCGTACGCCTGAGTCAGAAACTGATCGAACTGGGAAAAGATAAATGGGAACTGGCCGTGTACCCTGTGGAAGACCATGGGTTTGTTGAACCCAGCAGCTGGACCGACGAGTACAAACGCATCTTCCATCTCTTTGAGACCCACCTTAAAAAATAA
- a CDS encoding RNA polymerase sigma factor, protein MHTDNPKVATLIKGCLVNDRNSQKELYYLLRGFAMKICYRYTNAQEESEEIVNEGFVKLFKNIHQFDQQRQDDMLLSLKGWFKRILVNTCIDHYRKHHASVSGHLLTYESETIPDKSETGIDVLSYKEIIEAVRSLSPAYRTVFNLFVIEGMSHEEISRQLGISVGASKSNLSKARDNLRKLLLNKNHYNIYVSPQ, encoded by the coding sequence TTGCATACAGATAACCCAAAGGTGGCTACACTGATCAAGGGCTGTTTGGTCAATGACCGTAACAGCCAGAAGGAATTGTATTACCTGCTCCGTGGCTTTGCAATGAAGATCTGCTACCGGTACACCAACGCACAGGAAGAATCTGAAGAGATCGTGAATGAAGGGTTTGTAAAACTCTTCAAAAATATCCATCAATTCGATCAGCAAAGGCAGGATGATATGCTGCTGAGCCTGAAAGGCTGGTTCAAGCGGATACTCGTAAATACCTGCATCGATCATTATCGTAAGCACCACGCCTCGGTGAGCGGTCATTTGCTTACCTACGAATCTGAAACAATCCCGGACAAAAGCGAAACAGGAATTGATGTTCTCAGTTACAAGGAGATCATCGAAGCCGTGAGATCACTCTCACCGGCCTACCGTACCGTATTCAACCTGTTCGTGATCGAGGGTATGAGCCATGAAGAGATCAGCAGGCAACTGGGCATTTCAGTGGGTGCGTCCAAATCCAATCTCTCCAAAGCGAGGGATAATCTCAGAAAACTTTTACTGAACAAAAATCATTATAATATTTATGTCTCTCCTCAATGA
- the mgtE gene encoding magnesium transporter, with amino-acid sequence MSTEVDIDTLREQFLELARQDDVLKVRELLNHQNISDVAELINELPEYESQIVANMSIHRAASVFKILDLNAQKTIIRELPPFKTAELLNELPADDRTDFFEELPGKVVKELVKLLNPEERKVTLSLLGYPEGSVGRLMTPDYISVQVDYTCQEILNLIREEGKDSETIDVIYIVNDKGEFVDDVQIRQIILASPDKEVGDIIDYRYITLNANDDQEVANQIFKMNNRVALPVVDDKNILLGIVTIDDVLWVANEEFSEDIQKIGGTEALDEPYLEMPIARLFKKRIVWLVVLFLGEMLTATVMKYFEDEIAKAVVLALFIPLIISSGGNSGSQASTLIIQAMAMGELTVAEWWRVLKREILSGLMLGSVLGLIGFFRVVFWNSMFHTYGDNGTEIGLTVGFSLLGVVLWGTITGSMLPLLLKRLGADPATSSAPFVATLVDVTGLVIYFSMAYMLLSGILL; translated from the coding sequence ATGAGTACAGAGGTTGATATCGACACCCTAAGGGAACAATTCCTGGAGCTGGCCCGGCAGGACGATGTACTGAAAGTACGTGAACTGCTGAACCACCAGAACATCAGTGATGTGGCGGAGCTCATCAATGAACTGCCCGAATACGAAAGCCAGATAGTGGCCAATATGAGTATTCACCGGGCCGCCAGCGTATTCAAGATCCTCGACCTCAACGCACAGAAGACCATCATCCGCGAACTGCCACCTTTCAAGACCGCCGAACTGCTCAATGAGCTCCCCGCGGATGACCGGACAGACTTCTTCGAAGAACTGCCCGGCAAAGTGGTGAAAGAACTCGTGAAACTGCTCAATCCCGAAGAAAGAAAAGTGACACTCTCACTCCTCGGTTATCCCGAAGGCAGTGTAGGCCGTCTCATGACTCCGGATTATATTTCTGTACAGGTTGACTATACCTGCCAGGAGATCCTCAACCTCATCCGGGAAGAAGGGAAGGACAGTGAAACCATCGACGTGATCTACATCGTGAACGACAAAGGCGAGTTTGTGGATGACGTGCAGATCCGCCAGATCATCCTCGCCAGTCCTGATAAAGAAGTAGGCGATATCATCGACTATCGTTATATCACCCTCAATGCAAACGACGACCAGGAAGTGGCCAACCAGATCTTCAAAATGAATAACCGTGTGGCCCTCCCCGTTGTAGATGATAAGAATATACTGCTGGGTATCGTTACCATTGACGACGTACTCTGGGTTGCCAACGAAGAATTCAGTGAAGACATACAGAAGATCGGTGGTACCGAAGCCCTGGACGAACCTTACCTGGAAATGCCCATCGCACGCCTCTTCAAAAAACGCATCGTATGGCTGGTAGTGCTCTTCCTCGGGGAGATGCTTACGGCTACCGTGATGAAATATTTTGAAGATGAGATCGCCAAAGCCGTTGTGCTGGCCCTTTTCATACCACTCATCATTTCCAGTGGCGGCAACAGCGGATCACAGGCATCCACCCTTATCATCCAGGCCATGGCCATGGGCGAGCTGACTGTGGCCGAATGGTGGCGCGTACTTAAAAGAGAGATCCTTTCCGGCCTTATGCTCGGCTCCGTACTCGGCCTCATCGGATTCTTCCGCGTGGTATTCTGGAATTCCATGTTCCATACCTACGGCGATAATGGCACCGAGATCGGTCTCACCGTTGGCTTCTCCCTGCTGGGCGTGGTACTCTGGGGTACCATCACAGGATCCATGCTCCCACTCCTGCTCAAAAGACTGGGCGCCGACCCCGCCACTTCCTCTGCTCCTTTCGTAGCCACGCTTGTGGATGTGACCGGACTGGTCATATATTTTTCCATGGCGTATATGCTCTTAAGTGGTATTTTGTTGTAG
- a CDS encoding porin family protein: MSLLNDNDLDRLSREAADQYDVESSTSGWEQLEQRLDAELPQRRRRRGLLLWWLLAGVLLLGGALWGTKTWNESKEKNGIVKNEGNLTESYKRNSFGETKQSSQQSFENRNPNHTAAKNSRLADEPASNATVIKPSNHTQTPSLSSGQQQRAAWLKQSNVSREPGAKTHDALPGNPNATQIPTNSSSIPYITSKQGLPDSIETVTSSNPVHTSSIQNAPDVPGIKPTPQTSITDSTQQKPASVQPIQTTTNKTKPLNLSSRKGSFYLTALAGLDFSNVKFSSAGRAGFNGGLQIGYYFTDRLSVNTGLIYNSKNYKARGKDITPKGPMVYYDIDKIEGGCSMIDIPINIRYDLGIKTRSRYFISAGVSSYLMDKEDYDYYFYNNAGYYSERNWKTNENSSYLFSILNFSAGIEKQLGSRLQFQAEPYLKVPVQGVGHGEIRLNSFGINLGLKYPFGKTGKR, encoded by the coding sequence ATGTCTCTCCTCAATGACAATGATCTTGACCGCCTGAGCCGGGAAGCTGCGGACCAGTACGATGTGGAGTCGTCCACATCAGGCTGGGAACAGCTGGAACAAAGGCTGGATGCGGAATTGCCGCAACGCCGCCGCAGGCGGGGACTGCTGCTCTGGTGGCTGCTGGCAGGCGTACTGCTGCTGGGCGGCGCATTGTGGGGGACCAAAACCTGGAATGAAAGCAAAGAGAAAAATGGAATAGTGAAAAATGAAGGCAACTTAACGGAGAGCTATAAACGAAATAGCTTTGGAGAAACAAAACAATCGTCGCAACAATCTTTTGAAAACCGAAATCCGAACCACACCGCCGCAAAAAATAGCCGGCTTGCAGATGAGCCTGCTTCCAATGCAACAGTCATCAAGCCGTCCAACCATACTCAAACCCCTTCATTGAGTTCCGGCCAGCAGCAAAGAGCTGCCTGGCTCAAGCAATCCAATGTCTCCCGTGAACCGGGCGCCAAAACTCATGATGCATTACCCGGAAACCCCAATGCAACCCAAATACCAACCAATTCGTCTTCAATTCCGTATATTACATCTAAGCAGGGCTTGCCAGATAGTATTGAAACAGTAACCAGCTCCAACCCGGTTCATACAAGCAGTATCCAAAACGCCCCTGATGTGCCGGGCATAAAGCCAACCCCACAAACCAGCATTACTGATTCAACTCAACAAAAACCTGCTTCAGTACAACCTATCCAAACAACAACCAATAAGACAAAGCCCCTGAACCTTTCTTCCAGAAAAGGTTCGTTCTATCTCACAGCCCTCGCAGGACTGGATTTCAGCAATGTGAAATTCAGCAGTGCAGGAAGAGCCGGCTTCAACGGCGGCCTGCAGATCGGATATTATTTTACAGACAGGTTGAGTGTTAATACAGGACTGATCTATAACAGCAAGAACTATAAAGCCCGCGGAAAAGATATCACCCCCAAAGGGCCCATGGTCTATTATGATATCGATAAGATCGAAGGCGGCTGTTCCATGATCGATATCCCCATCAATATCCGTTATGACCTCGGTATCAAAACCCGCTCACGTTATTTCATCAGCGCGGGCGTCAGCAGTTACCTGATGGATAAAGAGGATTACGATTACTACTTCTACAATAATGCAGGCTACTACTCGGAACGCAACTGGAAAACGAACGAGAACTCCAGCTATCTCTTCTCCATCCTCAATTTCTCTGCCGGCATAGAAAAGCAGCTGGGCAGCAGACTTCAATTCCAGGCAGAGCCCTATCTCAAGGTGCCAGTACAGGGTGTGGGTCATGGTGAGATCCGGCTCAATAGCTTCGGCATCAATCTCGGACTCAAATACCCATTCGGAAAAACAGGAAAACGATAA